A single genomic interval of Waddliaceae bacterium harbors:
- a CDS encoding UDP-N-acetylglucosamine diphosphorylase yields the protein MSLFKTSDYFDLTEFQHKELFDLEAPVWETLKKLKEFCSSFHYPTFQYEAPGAYFVNPSMIVIGEGTVVEPGAYIEGPCIIGKGCTIRHGAYLRGNVVVGDGCVIGHATEVKHSIFLNGAKAAHFAYVGDSILGNNVNFGAGTKCANVKLDKRLVIIDDNGSHIETGLKKCGAIVGDDAQLGCNCVTNPGTLIGPRSRCYPCLNIGGVVHSDAIVKPASKNETILIKNDK from the coding sequence ATGTCTTTATTCAAAACATCAGATTATTTCGATCTCACAGAGTTTCAGCATAAAGAACTGTTTGATTTAGAAGCTCCTGTCTGGGAAACCTTAAAAAAGCTTAAAGAATTCTGCTCTTCTTTTCACTACCCTACTTTTCAATATGAGGCCCCAGGAGCGTATTTTGTTAATCCTTCAATGATTGTTATCGGAGAAGGCACTGTCGTTGAGCCAGGCGCCTATATCGAAGGACCATGCATAATAGGGAAAGGTTGTACCATACGCCACGGAGCATATCTGCGCGGCAATGTTGTTGTCGGAGATGGATGTGTTATTGGTCATGCGACAGAAGTTAAACACTCTATTTTCTTAAATGGCGCCAAAGCAGCACACTTCGCTTATGTCGGAGATTCCATCCTCGGCAACAACGTAAATTTCGGCGCAGGAACAAAGTGTGCTAATGTTAAACTTGATAAAAGACTCGTTATTATTGATGATAATGGTTCTCATATCGAGACAGGACTTAAGAAATGCGGCGCCATTGTTGGCGACGATGCTCAGCTTGGATGCAACTGTGTTACTAATCCTGGAACGCTTATAGGACCCCGAAGCAGATGTTACCCATGCTTGAATATTGGCGGCGTTGTTCATAGTGATGCCATTGTAAAGCCAGCGTCAAAAAATGAAACGATCTTAATCAAAAACGATAAATAA
- a CDS encoding polyprenyl synthetase family protein encodes MLGEKSRLRDACEYALCNGGKRFRPALVMMINKALKSNVDVTFVALGVEFFHTASLIADDLPCMDDDDMRRGKPSLHKKYNEATALLASYALIGAGYRAIYENTESLKTSDAPHSNNAAEICCLALENATYNTGIQGATGGQFLDIYPPDYATSTLQDVIHKKTGTLFEISFVFGWLFSGGDIQKLDLVKKAAWHFGMAFQMQDDLEDVNQDNDNEKTVNIASQIGIEKTVKMLCEEIKSLEKIIMALHIDSDEFSSLTAFLANKAKTFAEEHGVEII; translated from the coding sequence TTGCTTGGCGAAAAGAGCAGACTGCGTGATGCTTGTGAATATGCCCTTTGTAACGGAGGAAAACGATTTCGTCCAGCACTTGTTATGATGATAAACAAGGCATTAAAAAGTAATGTAGACGTGACATTCGTTGCGCTTGGAGTTGAGTTCTTTCATACGGCGTCATTGATTGCCGATGACCTGCCTTGTATGGACGATGATGACATGCGCAGAGGCAAACCCTCCCTTCATAAAAAATATAATGAAGCAACAGCTCTTCTGGCAAGCTATGCTCTTATTGGAGCAGGATATCGCGCTATTTATGAAAACACCGAGTCCCTTAAAACATCAGATGCGCCACACTCTAATAATGCCGCTGAAATATGTTGTCTTGCACTAGAAAATGCCACATATAACACTGGAATACAAGGGGCAACAGGAGGACAGTTTCTGGATATATATCCACCAGATTACGCCACCTCAACACTTCAGGATGTAATACATAAAAAAACAGGAACACTTTTTGAGATATCTTTTGTTTTCGGATGGCTTTTCAGCGGCGGTGATATACAAAAACTCGATCTTGTAAAAAAAGCAGCGTGGCATTTTGGCATGGCATTTCAGATGCAAGATGATCTAGAAGATGTAAACCAGGATAATGACAATGAAAAAACTGTTAATATAGCCTCACAAATAGGGATAGAAAAGACAGTGAAAATGTTGTGCGAAGAGATAAAATCTTTGGAAAAAATAATAATGGCTTTACATATAGATTCTGATGAGTTTTCTAGCTTGACAGCTTTTCTTGCCAATAAAGCCAAGACGTTTGCAGAGGAGCATGGTGTTGAAATTATATAA